A window from Neodiprion fabricii isolate iyNeoFabr1 chromosome 2, iyNeoFabr1.1, whole genome shotgun sequence encodes these proteins:
- the LOC124176178 gene encoding syntaxin-6 isoform X1: MTLEDPFFVVKDEVCKALNKTRALYGRWTELQDGSNATTTPTVVGGLPVSREELEWTTTELRNALRSIEWDLEDLEDTICIVEKNPNKFKIDNKELTIRRNFIEQTREMVKIMKEKMNVSRGRDRDHTARQPLLDNSPARVPVTHGTTKYSKLENEMDSPNRQFLTDTLQQQSTMMHQQDEQLDMIGESIGTLKTVSRQINTELDEQAVMLDDFGNELEVTDSKLDATMKKMAKVLHMSNVHRKVREKNTCNLAKSDNLNQLRAEWINDMTLRVYSLQRISLIKWYFPRL, from the exons CGAGGTGTGCAAGGCTCTAAATAAAACACGAGCATTATACGGGCGTTGGACAGAGTTACAAGATGGGTCGAATGCAACAACAACTCCAACTGTAGTCGGAGGACTTCCGGTTTCGCGTGAAGAACTTGAGTGGACGACCACGGAATTGCGGAACGCTCTCAGGTCCATCGAGTGGGATTTAGAAGATTTAGAGGATACGATCT GTATCGTAGAAAAGAATCcaaacaaatttaaaatcgATAATAAGGAATTAACCATCCGAAGAAACTTCATAGAACAGACTCGTGAGATGGTTAAG attatgaaagaaaaaatgaatgtaaGCAGAGGACGAGACCGTGATCATACCGCGAGACAG CCCCTGCTGGACAACAGTCCAGCAAGAGTTCCCGTCACTCATGGAACAACAAAGTACAGTAAGCTGGAAAATGAAATGGACAGTCCTAACCGGCAGTTCCTTACGGATACGCTACAGCAGCAAAGCACAATGATGCATCAACAAGACGAGCAGCTAGATATGATTGGAGAAAGTATTGGTACCCTGAAAACCGTCTCTCGTCAGATAAATACAGAGTTAGACGAACAAGCTGT AATGCTAGATGACTTTGGAAATGAGCTGGAAGTAACAGACTCAAAATTGGATGCGACAATGAAGAAAATGGCAAAGGTCCTTCACATGAGCAATG tGCATCGCAAGgtcagagagaaaaatacgtGCAATTTAGCAAAATCCGATAACCTAAATCAATTGAGGGCTGAATGGATTAATGACATGACACTAAGAGTTTACAGTTTACAGCGGATTAGCCTGATTAAATGGTATTTTCCTCGTCTATAA
- the LOC124176178 gene encoding syntaxin-6 isoform X3 yields the protein MTLEDPFFVVKDEVCKALNKTRALYGRWTELQDGSNATTTPTVVGGLPVSREELEWTTTELRNALRSIEWDLEDLEDTICIVEKNPNKFKIDNKELTIRRNFIEQTREMVKIMKEKMNVSRGRDRDHTARQPLLDNSPARVPVTHGTTKYSKLENEMDSPNRQFLTDTLQQQSTMMHQQDEQLDMIGESIGTLKTVSRQINTELDEQAVMLDDFGNELEVTDSKLDATMKKMAKVLHMSNDRRQWVAIGVLTAILVLLIILFIIK from the exons CGAGGTGTGCAAGGCTCTAAATAAAACACGAGCATTATACGGGCGTTGGACAGAGTTACAAGATGGGTCGAATGCAACAACAACTCCAACTGTAGTCGGAGGACTTCCGGTTTCGCGTGAAGAACTTGAGTGGACGACCACGGAATTGCGGAACGCTCTCAGGTCCATCGAGTGGGATTTAGAAGATTTAGAGGATACGATCT GTATCGTAGAAAAGAATCcaaacaaatttaaaatcgATAATAAGGAATTAACCATCCGAAGAAACTTCATAGAACAGACTCGTGAGATGGTTAAG attatgaaagaaaaaatgaatgtaaGCAGAGGACGAGACCGTGATCATACCGCGAGACAG CCCCTGCTGGACAACAGTCCAGCAAGAGTTCCCGTCACTCATGGAACAACAAAGTACAGTAAGCTGGAAAATGAAATGGACAGTCCTAACCGGCAGTTCCTTACGGATACGCTACAGCAGCAAAGCACAATGATGCATCAACAAGACGAGCAGCTAGATATGATTGGAGAAAGTATTGGTACCCTGAAAACCGTCTCTCGTCAGATAAATACAGAGTTAGACGAACAAGCTGT AATGCTAGATGACTTTGGAAATGAGCTGGAAGTAACAGACTCAAAATTGGATGCGACAATGAAGAAAATGGCAAAGGTCCTTCACATGAGCAATG ATCGGAGACAATGGGTAGCCATTGGCGTCTTGACTGCGATATTGGTACtactaattattttgtttataattaagtga
- the LOC124176178 gene encoding syntaxin-6 isoform X2 — protein MTLEDPFFVVKDEVCKALNKTRALYGRWTELQDGSNATTTPTVVGGLPVSREELEWTTTELRNALRSIEWDLEDLEDTICIVEKNPNKFKIDNKELTIRRNFIEQTREMVKIMKEKMNVSRGRDRDHTARQPLLDNSPARVPVTHGTTKYSKLENEMDSPNRQFLTDTLQQQSTMMHQQDEQLDMIGESIGTLKTVSRQINTELDEQAVMLDDFGNELEVTDSKLDATMKKMAKVLHMSNGNYNNYIPAPTTSSSTASDLISKPSSLSSLSSTLTNCFLCSAE, from the exons CGAGGTGTGCAAGGCTCTAAATAAAACACGAGCATTATACGGGCGTTGGACAGAGTTACAAGATGGGTCGAATGCAACAACAACTCCAACTGTAGTCGGAGGACTTCCGGTTTCGCGTGAAGAACTTGAGTGGACGACCACGGAATTGCGGAACGCTCTCAGGTCCATCGAGTGGGATTTAGAAGATTTAGAGGATACGATCT GTATCGTAGAAAAGAATCcaaacaaatttaaaatcgATAATAAGGAATTAACCATCCGAAGAAACTTCATAGAACAGACTCGTGAGATGGTTAAG attatgaaagaaaaaatgaatgtaaGCAGAGGACGAGACCGTGATCATACCGCGAGACAG CCCCTGCTGGACAACAGTCCAGCAAGAGTTCCCGTCACTCATGGAACAACAAAGTACAGTAAGCTGGAAAATGAAATGGACAGTCCTAACCGGCAGTTCCTTACGGATACGCTACAGCAGCAAAGCACAATGATGCATCAACAAGACGAGCAGCTAGATATGATTGGAGAAAGTATTGGTACCCTGAAAACCGTCTCTCGTCAGATAAATACAGAGTTAGACGAACAAGCTGT AATGCTAGATGACTTTGGAAATGAGCTGGAAGTAACAGACTCAAAATTGGATGCGACAATGAAGAAAATGGCAAAGGTCCTTCACATGAGCAATGGTAACTATAACAATTACATTCCTGCTCCCACCACCTCATCGTCTACAGCATCCGACCTTATTTCTAAGCCTTCCTCTTTATCCTCTTTATCTAGTACCTTAACAAACTGTTTCTTGTGTTCCGCGGAATAG